The following proteins come from a genomic window of Gossypium raimondii isolate GPD5lz chromosome 5, ASM2569854v1, whole genome shotgun sequence:
- the LOC105765992 gene encoding uncharacterized protein LOC105765992 yields MVILVCRMSSITSDGQNKYCKKTGKGKRPGKGGNRFWKSIGLGFKTPREAIEGTYIDKKSPFTGTVSIRGRILTGTYHSAKMVRTIIVRRNYLHCIKKYQRQKWNIQFFGLDSQQKVTSSYVVVIGLGGVGSHAASMLLRSGVGKLLLVGFDQVAEKTAFLRPIELKLVPVPWKVVHLETSFLIRMNL; encoded by the exons ATGGTGATTCTGGTTTGCAGAATGTCATCAATTACCTCCGACGGACAAAACAAATA CTGTAAAAAAACTGGGAAAGGAAAGAGACCTGGAAAGGGAGGGAATCGCTTCTGGAAAAGCATTGGGTTAGGCTTTAAGACACCCAGAGAGGCCATTGAAG GAACATATATTGATAAGAAAAGCCCATTTACTGGCACTGTTTCTATTAGAGGCCGTATTCTTACCGGTACTTACCATAGTGCAAAAATGGTAAGGACCATTATCGTCCGAAGGAACTACCTTCACTGCATCAAGAAATACCAAAGGCAAAAATG GAATATCCAGTTCTTTGGCCTTGATTCTCAGCAGAAGGTTACATCGTCCTATGTTGTGGTCATTGGTCTTGGAGGTGTTGGAAGTCATGCTGCATCTATGCTTTTGAGATCAGGAGTTGGCAAGCTCCTATTGGTGGGCTTTGACCAG GTTGCTGAGAAGACTGCTTTTCTGCGGCCTATAGAACTTAAACTTGTTCCTGTGCCTTGGAAGGTAGTGCATTTAGAAACAAGTTTCTTGATACGGATGAACTTATGA